One genomic window of Nakamurella panacisegetis includes the following:
- a CDS encoding helix-turn-helix transcriptional regulator: MTTTSRLLRLLSLLQTRRDWPGAVLAERLGISHRTVRRDVDRLREMGYRIQATMGPDGGYRLDAGSELPPLLFDDDQVLALAVALGAASVTGAGIQEAALQALTTVRQVMPSRLRLRLDALEFTAIAHRPGDARVEPEVLIALSTATRAHEVLRFDYDSGRPDDAAQGKVARRVEPHHLVVAGGRWYLVAWDLDRDAWRTFRADRLWLRTPNGPRFAPREIPGGDVAAFIAARFKGSDHGDRWPCRGTVVLHRPAAEVLPFTGDGTVEDLGPRQCRLHAGAWSWIALAALINRFDADIDVVGPP; the protein is encoded by the coding sequence ATGACGACGACCTCGAGGCTGCTCCGTCTGCTCTCGTTGCTGCAGACCCGCCGTGACTGGCCCGGTGCGGTGCTCGCCGAACGTCTGGGCATCAGCCATCGCACGGTCCGGCGCGACGTGGATCGGTTGCGGGAGATGGGATATCGCATCCAGGCGACGATGGGACCCGATGGCGGCTATCGTCTCGACGCCGGGAGCGAGTTGCCGCCTCTGCTGTTCGACGACGATCAGGTCCTCGCACTGGCCGTCGCCCTCGGAGCGGCGTCGGTGACCGGGGCCGGTATCCAGGAAGCCGCCCTGCAGGCCCTGACCACCGTTCGGCAGGTGATGCCGTCGCGCCTGCGCCTGCGCCTTGATGCCCTGGAATTCACGGCCATCGCCCACCGCCCCGGTGACGCGCGGGTCGAACCGGAGGTCTTGATAGCGCTGTCGACCGCCACCCGGGCCCACGAGGTGCTCCGTTTCGACTACGACTCCGGCCGCCCCGACGACGCCGCCCAGGGGAAGGTGGCACGCCGGGTGGAGCCGCACCACCTCGTCGTCGCCGGTGGCCGCTGGTATCTCGTCGCCTGGGACCTCGACCGCGACGCTTGGCGCACCTTCCGTGCCGATCGCCTCTGGCTCCGCACCCCGAACGGCCCGCGCTTCGCACCTCGCGAGATCCCCGGAGGGGACGTGGCCGCGTTCATCGCGGCTCGGTTCAAGGGCTCCGATCACGGCGACCGATGGCCGTGCAGGGGAACGGTCGTGCTGCACCGGCCGGCCGCCGAGGTACTTCCCTTCACCGGAGACGGCACTGTCGAGGACCTCGGCCCTCGACAGTGCCGCCTTCACGCCGGCGCGTGGTCGTGGATCGCGCTCGCCGCCCTGATCAACCGCTTCGACGCCGATATCGACGTGGTCGGTCCACCCTAG
- a CDS encoding cation:dicarboxylate symporter family transporter has protein sequence MTTIQRPPTAKTPGALPPAPRRKIGAHWLYLAVIVAVVAGTAVGLIFGKHASGLAVIGTAFVNLIKMMIGPIIFCTIVLGIGSVRKASQVGKVGGIALAYFLVMSTFALALGLVVGNLIHPGDGLKAAAATAKYTVPPVSGSGNFLIDIIPTTLFSALTFGSVLQALFVALLVGFAVQSMGSKGEPILNGIAVLQRLVFKILAGLMWLAPIGAFGAIAGVVGSAGWSAIGALGLLVAVFYATCAIFVLVILGALLRLTTGFSILKLLYYLRQEFLLIVATSSSETALPRLIAKMEHLGVSRPVVGIVVPTGYSFNLDGTALHLTMASLFIGNALGTPLSMGQQLSLLIFMVVASKGAAGVTGAGLATLGGGLATHRPDLVPGVGLIVAIDRFMSEARALTNFSGNAVATLVIGAWVKQIDHDQVNRVLDRQDPFDDSDMLDEQKAH, from the coding sequence ATGACCACGATCCAGAGACCACCCACCGCGAAGACTCCGGGCGCGCTTCCCCCGGCGCCCCGCCGCAAGATCGGGGCCCACTGGCTCTACCTGGCGGTGATCGTCGCCGTGGTGGCCGGCACCGCCGTCGGGCTGATCTTCGGAAAGCACGCCAGCGGGCTGGCCGTCATCGGCACGGCGTTCGTCAACCTGATCAAGATGATGATCGGGCCGATCATCTTCTGCACCATCGTGCTGGGCATCGGATCGGTCCGAAAGGCCTCGCAGGTGGGCAAGGTGGGTGGTATCGCCCTCGCCTACTTCCTGGTCATGTCCACCTTCGCGTTGGCCCTCGGGTTGGTCGTCGGCAACCTGATCCATCCCGGTGACGGGCTGAAAGCGGCGGCGGCCACGGCGAAGTACACCGTCCCGCCGGTCTCCGGATCGGGCAACTTCCTGATCGACATCATTCCGACGACGCTCTTCTCCGCGCTCACCTTCGGGTCGGTGCTCCAGGCCCTGTTCGTGGCTCTGCTGGTCGGCTTCGCGGTCCAGTCGATGGGTAGCAAGGGCGAGCCGATCCTGAACGGGATCGCCGTCCTGCAGCGCCTGGTGTTCAAGATCCTGGCCGGATTGATGTGGCTGGCCCCGATCGGGGCCTTCGGCGCGATCGCCGGGGTGGTCGGGAGTGCGGGATGGTCGGCCATCGGTGCGCTGGGCCTGCTGGTCGCCGTCTTCTACGCCACGTGCGCGATCTTCGTCCTGGTCATCCTGGGCGCCCTGCTCCGCCTGACCACCGGCTTCTCCATCCTCAAACTCCTGTACTACCTACGTCAGGAATTCCTGCTGATCGTGGCCACCTCGTCGTCCGAGACCGCCCTTCCGCGCCTGATCGCCAAGATGGAGCACCTCGGCGTCTCCCGTCCGGTCGTCGGGATCGTGGTGCCGACCGGGTACTCGTTCAACCTCGACGGCACGGCCCTGCACCTGACGATGGCCTCGCTGTTCATCGGGAACGCATTGGGTACACCGTTGTCGATGGGCCAGCAGTTGTCCCTGCTGATCTTCATGGTGGTCGCGTCCAAGGGCGCCGCCGGGGTCACCGGCGCCGGTCTGGCCACCCTCGGCGGCGGTCTGGCCACGCACCGCCCCGACCTCGTCCCCGGTGTTGGACTGATCGTGGCGATCGACCGGTTCATGTCCGAGGCCAGGGCCCTGACCAACTTCTCGGGCAACGCCGTGGCCACCTTGGTGATCGGGGCCTGGGTCAAGCAGATCGACCACGACCAGGTCAACCGGGTTCTCGACCGGCAGGACCCGTTCGACGACTCCGACATGCTGGACGAGCAGAAGGCGCACTGA
- a CDS encoding response regulator: protein MRPDIAVLVVDDDPIARTSHVAYVDRVPGFRAVAGAGTAAAAIRRLSSTQSPRIDLVLLDMNLPDRHGLEIIRTLRAGRHPADVIVVTSARELDTVRSAISSGVVQYLLKPFAFATLRERLERYAAYRQSVVGGSGGPAGSAAGQSEVDALLGTLRAPGPVAPAGLLGQSVQAAITFLADHGELSAPHLAQLMGTSRVTARRYLEHLVEIGHATREHRYGGAGRPVVVYLRGGPAEGRP, encoded by the coding sequence ATGAGACCAGACATCGCGGTGCTGGTCGTCGACGACGACCCGATCGCCCGCACCTCGCACGTCGCCTACGTCGATCGGGTGCCGGGCTTCCGTGCCGTGGCCGGGGCGGGCACGGCGGCCGCGGCCATCCGTCGGCTGTCGTCCACCCAGAGCCCGCGGATCGACCTCGTCCTGCTCGACATGAACCTGCCGGATCGCCACGGCCTGGAGATCATCCGGACGTTGCGGGCCGGCCGGCATCCGGCGGACGTCATCGTGGTCACCTCGGCCCGGGAACTGGACACCGTCCGATCGGCGATCTCCTCCGGAGTGGTGCAGTACCTGCTCAAGCCGTTTGCCTTCGCCACCCTGCGGGAGCGCCTGGAACGCTATGCGGCGTACCGGCAGTCGGTCGTCGGCGGGTCGGGCGGACCGGCCGGATCGGCCGCCGGCCAGAGCGAGGTCGACGCGCTCCTGGGCACCCTGCGGGCACCGGGACCGGTCGCCCCGGCCGGCCTGCTCGGCCAGAGTGTGCAGGCCGCGATCACCTTCCTGGCCGACCACGGGGAACTCTCCGCCCCGCACCTGGCCCAGTTGATGGGTACGTCGCGGGTCACGGCCCGCCGCTATCTCGAGCATCTGGTCGAGATCGGCCACGCGACCCGAGAGCACCGGTATGGGGGGGCCGGCCGCCCGGTGGTGGTGTACCTCCGGGGCGGACCGGCCGAAGGTCGACCGTGA
- a CDS encoding sensor histidine kinase yields the protein MARQLLLLQVSLVLIACALAVTVAVLQARSDVTDQAGRRDLAIAEAVAGTGWVADQIATADPTTTLQPYAERIRRDTGVDFITIMSPAGIRFTHPDPSEIGKHYIGTIGPALAGGTVVETYTGTLGPSVRAVVPIRSGSGPVVALVAIGVRIDALGPEIASRVGIIAAVGGALLVLALIGTALIGRRLQRQTRGLGAEELALMHSYYDAVLHSVREGLILLDTDSGRVRLINAEASRLLGLEGDPVGKRLTELGLPAEVVTAMAGSEPLVDAVHLAGGRVLVLSALPARAHGRVVTLRDHTELTELTSQLGTARDLTEALKSQSHESANRLHAVITLVELGRSEEAVAFATQELRLAQQMTDQVVATIAEPVVAAVLLGKAQVAGELGIGFEVTADSALDPDALADAGLDVREVVTLLGNLIDNALEALGRSRPAHPLVQVTVRRTDPESDGLFLRVTDNGPGLDEQDAERAFRRGWSTKDDDGALHGHGLGLGLVGQVVHRHAGSVTVGPGSPDGTGAAFDVTVGR from the coding sequence ATGGCCCGGCAGCTGTTGCTGCTGCAGGTCTCCCTGGTCCTGATCGCCTGCGCGCTCGCGGTCACGGTGGCCGTTCTGCAGGCCCGGTCGGACGTCACGGACCAGGCCGGGCGCCGCGACCTCGCGATCGCCGAAGCGGTCGCTGGAACCGGGTGGGTGGCCGACCAGATCGCGACAGCCGATCCGACGACCACGCTGCAGCCCTACGCCGAGAGGATCCGCCGCGACACCGGAGTCGACTTCATCACGATCATGAGTCCGGCCGGCATCAGGTTCACCCACCCCGATCCGAGCGAGATCGGCAAGCACTACATCGGCACGATCGGGCCGGCCCTGGCCGGCGGGACCGTGGTGGAGACCTACACCGGCACCCTCGGACCGTCGGTGCGCGCGGTGGTGCCCATTCGCTCTGGATCCGGCCCGGTGGTCGCGCTGGTCGCCATCGGGGTCAGGATCGACGCCCTCGGGCCCGAGATCGCTTCGCGGGTGGGCATCATCGCCGCCGTCGGGGGCGCGCTGCTCGTGCTGGCGTTGATCGGGACCGCCCTGATCGGGCGGCGGCTGCAGCGCCAGACCCGTGGTCTGGGGGCCGAGGAACTGGCCCTGATGCACAGCTACTACGACGCCGTCCTGCACTCGGTTCGCGAAGGCCTCATCCTGCTCGACACCGACAGCGGCCGTGTCCGATTGATCAACGCGGAGGCCTCGCGGTTGCTCGGCCTCGAGGGCGACCCGGTCGGAAAGCGCCTGACCGAACTCGGTCTGCCGGCCGAGGTGGTCACCGCGATGGCGGGCTCCGAGCCGCTGGTGGACGCCGTCCACCTCGCCGGCGGCCGCGTCCTGGTGCTCAGCGCGCTGCCGGCCCGCGCCCACGGGCGGGTGGTCACGCTGCGGGACCACACCGAGCTGACCGAGCTGACCAGCCAGTTGGGCACCGCGCGCGATCTGACCGAGGCCCTGAAGTCGCAGTCGCACGAGTCGGCCAACCGCCTCCACGCGGTGATCACACTGGTCGAGCTGGGTCGATCGGAGGAAGCGGTGGCCTTCGCCACCCAGGAACTCCGGCTCGCCCAGCAGATGACGGACCAGGTGGTGGCGACGATCGCCGAGCCGGTGGTCGCGGCCGTCCTGCTCGGCAAGGCGCAGGTGGCCGGTGAGCTCGGGATCGGCTTCGAGGTGACCGCGGATTCGGCGCTCGATCCCGACGCCCTGGCCGACGCCGGCCTCGACGTGCGGGAGGTGGTCACCCTGCTGGGCAACCTGATCGACAACGCCCTGGAGGCGCTCGGACGATCCCGGCCGGCTCATCCGCTGGTCCAGGTCACCGTCCGGCGTACCGATCCCGAATCGGACGGGCTGTTCCTCCGGGTGACGGACAACGGACCGGGGCTGGACGAGCAGGACGCGGAGCGGGCCTTCCGTCGCGGCTGGTCGACCAAGGACGACGACGGCGCCCTGCACGGCCACGGGCTGGGGCTCGGGCTCGTCGGCCAGGTGGTCCACCGGCACGCCGGATCGGTCACCGTCGGGCCCGGCTCCCCGGACGGCACCGGGGCCGCCTTCGACGTGACGGTCGGTCGATGA
- a CDS encoding amidase, with translation MSDRTVNRRIFLSRSATVAAGAAALTALPTLTGGAVAGATTPAAAAARPSSRPTVPDITVRAAARKDPTEATLAEAVVLLRTRKLTATALVDAHLDRITKFESVYQAFNAVTADAARARAAAVDRGHVRGLLAGVPLTIKDNYYTAGIPTTANSFIFQDFVPPYDATSVARLTGAGAIVIGKGQMGPLATTRATQPNGVITTVNAWTPGDPSVDPGGSSTGPACSVAGRMACSSIGTQTGGSIVLPSNQQNLTGLKPTMGRTSIYGVIPLSYTRDHSGPLARDVLDAAVMLSVMAGPDRNDPRTLGLPAVPDLVASALPVRRGGKVVMRRSTRIGVPADFLTGVTDPVKKLRTDFLNTMAKIPGAKLVDVTYPNDWALLTGTFNAIRLSERTEPFLPYLQKDLTLFGVSLLSWLQGIFLSGDEWITGQRAKNHLIREVLDGVMSKCDVLLQTSVVPFDILGLPEIGFPIGFQALGANPTVPVGGILGAGPYEEDRLIEVVAAYQASTDWHLRRPADPVLPAITPKVRAAVTAGTRLTPEYVAANGA, from the coding sequence ATGAGCGACCGCACCGTCAACCGCCGGATCTTCCTGTCCCGTTCGGCCACGGTGGCGGCCGGGGCCGCGGCTCTGACCGCACTGCCGACCCTCACCGGCGGTGCCGTCGCCGGCGCCACCACCCCGGCCGCGGCGGCCGCCCGACCGTCCAGCCGGCCGACCGTGCCCGACATCACCGTCCGGGCCGCGGCCCGCAAGGACCCCACCGAGGCCACGCTGGCCGAGGCGGTGGTGCTGCTCCGCACCCGGAAGCTGACCGCCACTGCGCTGGTCGACGCGCACCTGGACCGGATCACCAAGTTCGAATCGGTCTACCAGGCCTTCAACGCCGTGACCGCGGATGCGGCCAGGGCCAGGGCGGCGGCGGTCGACCGGGGACACGTGCGAGGCCTGCTGGCCGGCGTGCCGCTGACCATCAAGGACAACTACTACACGGCCGGGATCCCCACCACCGCAAACTCTTTCATCTTCCAGGACTTCGTGCCGCCCTACGACGCCACGTCGGTGGCCCGGCTCACGGGGGCGGGCGCGATCGTGATCGGGAAGGGACAGATGGGCCCCCTGGCCACCACCAGGGCGACCCAGCCCAACGGCGTCATCACCACGGTGAATGCCTGGACCCCCGGCGATCCGTCGGTCGATCCCGGCGGTTCGTCGACGGGACCGGCCTGCTCGGTGGCCGGGCGGATGGCCTGCTCCTCGATCGGGACGCAGACCGGCGGCAGCATCGTGCTGCCCTCGAACCAGCAGAACCTCACCGGTCTCAAGCCGACGATGGGCCGCACGTCGATCTACGGCGTCATCCCCCTGTCGTACACGCGCGACCATTCCGGTCCACTGGCCCGCGACGTGCTCGACGCGGCCGTCATGCTGAGCGTGATGGCCGGCCCGGACCGCAACGATCCGCGCACCCTCGGCCTGCCCGCCGTGCCCGATCTGGTGGCGTCGGCGCTGCCGGTCCGTCGCGGCGGCAAGGTGGTGATGCGTCGCAGCACCCGCATCGGTGTGCCGGCCGATTTCCTCACCGGCGTCACCGACCCGGTGAAGAAGCTGCGCACCGATTTCCTGAACACCATGGCCAAGATCCCCGGGGCGAAGCTGGTGGACGTCACCTACCCGAACGACTGGGCCCTGCTCACCGGCACCTTCAATGCGATCCGGCTCAGCGAACGCACGGAGCCGTTCCTGCCCTACCTGCAGAAGGACCTGACGCTGTTCGGAGTGTCGTTGTTGTCCTGGCTGCAGGGCATCTTCCTGTCCGGCGACGAGTGGATCACCGGCCAGCGGGCGAAGAACCACCTGATCCGCGAGGTGCTCGACGGGGTCATGAGCAAGTGCGACGTGCTGCTGCAGACCAGCGTCGTCCCGTTCGACATCCTCGGCCTGCCGGAGATCGGCTTCCCGATCGGCTTCCAGGCGCTCGGCGCGAACCCCACGGTGCCGGTCGGCGGCATCCTGGGCGCCGGACCCTACGAGGAGGACCGGCTGATCGAGGTGGTGGCCGCGTACCAGGCCAGCACCGACTGGCACCTGCGGCGTCCGGCCGATCCGGTGCTCCCGGCCATCACGCCGAAGGTCAGGGCGGCCGTCACCGCCGGAACGCGCCTGACCCCGGAGTACGTGGCCGCCAACGGCGCCTGA
- a CDS encoding metal-dependent hydrolase family protein: MSIPPPARPTVDFTVRQAFVMDESGDFGPPTDLQVTGGRIAAIGPDLPRNSLDVDLSGCWLMPGVVDAHLHAVTHSFDGWEQLNTPYSYRITETLDALRRTLAAGVTFVRDAGGLDAGVRDAVAAGLSEAPELQVSVVPLSRTGGHGDGFLAGVGRPYPVDGMLPDYPGRPPHVADGVDEVRRVVRTILRSGADWIKIMATGGVMSAGAGEFPAEFTGEELTTAIVEADRRGKPAMVHALGGPAIGQALRAGARSIEHGLWLTEADADLMASTGATLVPTLGIYAHLAELAATPGALPAATADRARAAGVALGDAVRIARAAGVPIALGTDFAHRDHHGHNLTEIAHLVAAGLTVAEALVAATSAGADLCGVGHLTGRLRVGYRFDAVVLDADPSDPETFRSPESVGGVFAAGRPVRPHPRWPMSRC, translated from the coding sequence GTGTCGATCCCGCCGCCGGCCCGGCCGACCGTCGACTTCACCGTGCGCCAGGCCTTCGTCATGGACGAATCCGGCGACTTCGGGCCGCCGACCGACCTGCAGGTGACGGGCGGCCGGATCGCCGCGATCGGTCCGGATCTGCCCCGCAATTCGCTCGACGTGGACCTGAGCGGATGCTGGCTGATGCCGGGTGTGGTCGACGCCCACCTGCACGCGGTCACACACAGCTTCGACGGCTGGGAACAGCTCAACACCCCGTACAGCTACCGGATCACCGAGACCCTCGACGCGCTACGGCGCACCCTGGCGGCCGGCGTGACGTTCGTCCGCGACGCGGGCGGTCTGGACGCCGGGGTTCGCGACGCTGTCGCCGCCGGCCTCTCCGAGGCACCGGAACTGCAGGTCAGCGTCGTGCCGCTGAGCCGGACCGGCGGCCACGGCGACGGTTTCCTGGCCGGCGTCGGGCGACCGTACCCGGTTGACGGGATGCTGCCGGACTACCCGGGACGGCCCCCGCACGTCGCCGACGGGGTGGACGAGGTGCGACGCGTGGTGCGCACCATCCTGCGCAGCGGGGCCGACTGGATCAAGATCATGGCCACCGGCGGCGTGATGTCGGCCGGGGCCGGGGAGTTCCCGGCCGAATTCACCGGCGAGGAGCTGACCACGGCGATCGTCGAGGCGGACCGCCGGGGCAAGCCGGCGATGGTGCACGCCCTTGGCGGTCCGGCCATCGGGCAGGCCCTTCGCGCCGGAGCCCGTTCGATCGAGCACGGACTCTGGCTCACCGAGGCCGACGCCGACCTGATGGCCTCCACCGGGGCCACCCTGGTCCCGACACTCGGGATCTACGCCCACCTGGCCGAACTCGCGGCCACCCCGGGCGCGCTCCCCGCGGCCACCGCCGACCGAGCCCGCGCCGCCGGAGTCGCGTTGGGCGATGCGGTCCGGATCGCGCGGGCGGCCGGCGTTCCGATCGCCCTCGGCACCGATTTCGCCCATCGTGACCACCACGGGCACAACCTCACCGAGATAGCGCATCTCGTCGCGGCCGGCCTCACCGTGGCCGAGGCGCTGGTGGCCGCCACCTCGGCCGGAGCCGATCTGTGCGGGGTGGGCCACCTCACCGGGCGGCTGCGGGTCGGGTACCGCTTCGACGCCGTCGTCCTGGACGCCGATCCCAGCGACCCGGAGACCTTCCGCTCGCCGGAGTCGGTCGGCGGCGTCTTCGCGGCCGGTCGTCCGGTGCGCCCCCACCCGCGGTGGCCCATGTCCCGATGTTGA
- a CDS encoding ABC transporter substrate-binding protein: MSQNISRRQLLRFGAGSAGLMIITPIIAACSTPSTPIAASSTPSTSTAGGSAGSSGASSAPGSATATATAATGGGSGTLKYARTTGPTSLDPHNTIASGDVYTLNQIFEPLYVTDVKGELKPHLATGHTVSADGKTYTFTLRKGVTFSDGSPLTAKDVVYSLLRSRDFPKSPLGFLDSAIKTVTAKDDLTVVVVLKQPWAPLISDISAFSNSIVPDKLQGKTAAAFFQAPIGTGPFTLTSWTKGGTVVLARNTRYWQSGLPYLDGVEFSIVSDDNQLVQQLQGSQVDVIDSVPPANVADIKSNSALTLINAPQWSVDLLLFNEKVAHFADRHVRRAISHLVNRKQISQAATFGTAQPADSFFPPSMQYYDGTVTVAGYDVDAAKAEIAQSKFAQGFSTEILVPSSDQAWNQTAQILQEALKAINITVKIRSIETAAYKKAFFGFDYEIAINNAINDISDPDEMASFQIDDVNGGSTSFWTGYHNPAAIKLVTQAEAELDDSKRKALYKQIQQIVADDVPYVPMTYPPVLKALRATVTGFEVNPSGAVRLENVKRS; the protein is encoded by the coding sequence ATGTCCCAGAACATCTCCCGTCGTCAGCTACTGAGATTCGGCGCCGGCAGTGCCGGCCTGATGATCATCACCCCGATCATCGCCGCCTGCTCGACCCCGAGCACACCCATCGCTGCGTCGTCGACGCCGAGCACATCCACCGCCGGCGGGTCGGCCGGGTCGTCAGGTGCCTCGTCCGCACCCGGCTCGGCGACGGCGACGGCGACGGCCGCGACCGGCGGCGGCTCGGGCACCCTGAAGTACGCCCGCACCACCGGCCCGACCAGCCTGGACCCGCACAACACGATCGCCTCCGGCGACGTCTACACGCTCAACCAGATCTTCGAGCCGCTGTACGTCACCGACGTGAAGGGTGAGCTGAAGCCGCATCTGGCCACCGGGCACACCGTCTCGGCCGACGGGAAGACCTACACGTTCACCCTGCGCAAGGGGGTCACCTTCTCCGACGGCTCCCCCCTGACCGCGAAGGATGTCGTCTACTCGCTGCTGCGCTCGCGTGACTTCCCGAAGTCGCCGCTCGGGTTCCTGGACAGCGCGATCAAGACCGTCACGGCCAAGGACGATCTCACGGTCGTGGTCGTCCTGAAACAGCCGTGGGCACCGCTGATCTCCGACATCTCGGCGTTCTCCAACTCCATCGTCCCGGACAAGTTGCAGGGCAAGACGGCAGCCGCCTTCTTCCAGGCCCCGATCGGAACCGGCCCGTTCACGCTGACCTCCTGGACCAAGGGCGGCACCGTGGTGCTGGCGCGCAACACCAGGTACTGGCAGTCCGGGCTGCCGTATCTGGACGGGGTGGAGTTCAGCATCGTCAGCGACGACAACCAGCTGGTGCAGCAGTTGCAGGGCTCGCAGGTCGACGTCATCGATTCGGTGCCGCCGGCGAACGTCGCCGACATCAAGTCCAACTCGGCCCTGACGCTGATCAACGCGCCGCAGTGGTCGGTCGACCTGTTGCTGTTCAACGAGAAGGTCGCCCACTTCGCGGACCGGCACGTGCGGCGGGCCATCTCCCACCTGGTCAACCGCAAGCAGATCTCGCAGGCCGCCACCTTCGGGACCGCCCAGCCGGCCGACTCGTTCTTCCCGCCCAGCATGCAGTACTACGACGGCACGGTCACCGTGGCCGGTTACGACGTGGACGCGGCCAAGGCCGAGATCGCACAGTCCAAGTTCGCCCAGGGATTCAGCACCGAGATCCTGGTCCCGTCCTCGGACCAGGCCTGGAACCAGACGGCGCAGATCCTCCAGGAGGCGCTCAAGGCCATCAACATCACGGTCAAGATCCGGTCGATCGAGACGGCCGCGTACAAGAAGGCGTTCTTCGGTTTCGACTACGAGATCGCCATCAACAACGCGATCAACGACATCAGCGACCCGGACGAGATGGCCTCGTTCCAGATCGACGACGTCAACGGCGGATCCACCTCGTTCTGGACCGGCTACCACAACCCGGCCGCCATCAAGCTGGTCACGCAGGCCGAGGCGGAGCTCGACGACAGCAAGCGCAAGGCGCTCTACAAGCAGATCCAGCAGATCGTCGCCGACGACGTGCCCTACGTCCCGATGACCTATCCACCGGTGTTGAAGGCGCTGCGGGCCACCGTGACCGGGTTCGAGGTCAACCCGTCGGGTGCCGTGCGTCTGGAGAACGTCAAGCGGTCATGA
- a CDS encoding ABC transporter permease: protein MTELSRPEPRTDGRADPRPARTGGPWAFVGWRLLHAVGVIVGVVVITFLLLHLIPGDPAQSMLGNRATPEAVAALRHQWGLDRPLWDQFGTFVARLFTHADTGDSLFYQVPSRSLIFPRIGVTLELVVLAGVFSILITVPLAIWAAVRKDRLADQVIRIIPSIGAGLPALWVGLLLIVLFGVHLHWFPVGGAGPGPWLTFRGLVLPAFTAAVAIVPVLIRSLRAGMLDVLESDYIAAARAKSLSETRVLLAHVARNAAVPTLTLLGLNLAYLVGGTVVVERVFAIDGLGNLLFDSISNRDFPVVQGVALFFAVVVVTVNLLTDLASSAVDPRLRLPGGGR, encoded by the coding sequence ATGACGGAGCTCTCCCGACCGGAGCCGCGGACGGATGGACGGGCCGACCCCCGCCCCGCGCGTACGGGCGGCCCGTGGGCCTTCGTCGGGTGGCGGCTGCTGCACGCGGTCGGCGTGATCGTCGGCGTCGTCGTCATCACCTTCCTGCTGCTGCACCTGATCCCCGGCGATCCGGCCCAGTCGATGCTCGGCAACCGGGCCACTCCGGAGGCGGTGGCGGCCCTGCGTCATCAGTGGGGTCTTGACCGGCCCTTGTGGGACCAGTTCGGCACGTTCGTGGCTCGCCTGTTCACCCACGCGGACACCGGCGATTCGCTGTTCTACCAGGTGCCGTCGCGCTCCTTGATCTTCCCGCGGATCGGCGTCACCTTGGAGCTGGTGGTGCTGGCCGGCGTGTTCAGCATCCTGATCACCGTTCCGCTGGCCATCTGGGCCGCGGTGCGGAAGGACCGGTTGGCCGATCAGGTGATCCGGATCATCCCGTCGATCGGCGCCGGCCTCCCGGCACTGTGGGTCGGCCTGCTCCTGATCGTCCTGTTCGGCGTCCATCTGCACTGGTTTCCGGTCGGCGGCGCCGGTCCCGGCCCGTGGCTGACCTTCCGCGGGCTCGTCCTGCCCGCGTTCACCGCGGCCGTCGCGATCGTCCCCGTCCTGATCCGCAGCCTGCGGGCCGGGATGCTGGACGTTCTCGAGTCGGACTACATCGCGGCGGCCCGGGCCAAGTCGCTCAGCGAGACCCGGGTCCTGCTGGCGCATGTCGCCCGCAACGCCGCCGTGCCGACCCTCACCCTCCTCGGGTTGAACCTGGCCTACCTGGTCGGCGGAACGGTCGTGGTGGAGCGGGTGTTCGCCATCGACGGGCTGGGCAACCTGTTGTTCGACTCGATCAGCAATCGCGACTTCCCAGTGGTGCAGGGGGTCGCGCTGTTCTTCGCGGTGGTCGTCGTCACGGTCAACCTGCTGACCGACCTGGCCTCGTCCGCGGTCGACCCACGGTTGCGCCTGCCGGGAGGCGGCCGATGA